Proteins encoded together in one uncultured Desulfosarcina sp. window:
- a CDS encoding ABC transporter ATP-binding protein: MRIEKRYRQVRAVDGVSLAIGRGSCFGLLGPNGAGKTTLIEIIEDIIAPTAGTVLYKGRPRSSQFRQEVGIMFQQTALLSFLTIAETLETFGRLYDHTDDVDALIRTCHLEEVKNRANDKISGGQKQRLLLALALLNRPELVFLDEPSTGLDPQARHNLWNIIRNVKEQGKTIVLTTHYMEEAEKLCDDIAIMDKGKVIARGAPEKLIHEHCRKTTLAVPKDRIGGNWDGLPGYRREQGDRIFFRTEDVNGLIQQLLARGVDLSGVNVTTPNLEDVFLKLTGRSLRE; this comes from the coding sequence ATGCGAATCGAAAAACGCTATCGGCAGGTTCGCGCCGTGGACGGCGTCAGTCTCGCCATCGGGCGGGGAAGCTGTTTTGGACTGCTGGGCCCCAACGGTGCGGGCAAGACCACCCTTATCGAAATTATCGAAGACATCATCGCACCCACCGCAGGAACCGTTCTTTACAAAGGCCGCCCGCGTTCCTCCCAGTTCCGGCAGGAGGTGGGCATCATGTTTCAGCAGACGGCGCTGCTTTCTTTTCTGACCATTGCCGAAACCCTGGAAACGTTCGGACGGCTGTACGACCACACCGACGATGTCGATGCGCTGATCCGCACCTGCCATCTGGAGGAGGTCAAAAATCGGGCCAACGACAAGATTTCCGGGGGCCAGAAGCAGCGGCTGCTGCTGGCCCTGGCGCTGCTCAACCGGCCCGAACTGGTATTTCTGGACGAGCCATCCACCGGGCTGGATCCCCAGGCCCGACACAACCTTTGGAACATTATCCGCAATGTCAAAGAGCAGGGCAAAACCATCGTTTTGACCACCCACTACATGGAAGAAGCGGAAAAGCTCTGCGACGATATCGCCATCATGGACAAAGGCAAGGTGATTGCCCGGGGGGCACCTGAAAAATTGATTCACGAGCACTGCCGAAAGACGACGCTGGCCGTTCCCAAGGATCGCATTGGAGGCAACTGGGACGGGCTCCCCGGGTATCGCCGAGAACAAGGCGATCGGATTTTTTTTCGAACCGAAGACGTCAACGGCCTCATCCAGCAACTGTTGGCCCGGGGCGTTGATTTGAGTGGGGTGAACGTGACCACGCCCAATCTGGAAGATGTCTTTTTGAAACTGACCGGCCGAAGCCTGCGGGAATGA
- a CDS encoding PilZ domain-containing protein: MGFKHWLKNAGKHLNILSRSERVYQRSHIRNQCLIASELGSFGDRDSALIKNLNGSGAYVETHRQFRVGEVVHLKFPLHYLDPPIEVTGVVAWTGADGVGVKFQTAGS; the protein is encoded by the coding sequence ATGGGTTTCAAGCACTGGTTGAAAAATGCAGGCAAGCATCTCAACATTCTATCCAGATCGGAACGTGTCTATCAGCGCTCCCATATCCGCAATCAATGCCTGATCGCTTCGGAACTCGGCTCTTTCGGCGACAGGGATTCGGCCTTGATCAAAAACCTCAACGGTTCTGGAGCATACGTTGAAACCCATCGACAGTTTCGTGTCGGTGAGGTCGTTCATCTGAAATTCCCCTTGCACTATCTCGATCCTCCCATCGAAGTGACCGGGGTGGTGGCATGGACAGGGGCCGACGGTGTGGGCGTGAAGTTCCAGACAGCGGGCAGTTGA
- a CDS encoding DEAD/DEAH box helicase: MSTVDPNAAKDGLEITIDRFLRLNHTPETLLTALVERFQMVNPKWLENHRMGRWNRGTKKVLRFYHRFGKDGIRIPRGYARQLLLTLKRDNLGYRLNDRRRLLPEVDFHFSGTLKSFQTTAVAQMNKKDFGTLSAPTGSGKTVMGLALVASRRQPAVIVVHTKDLAFQWIERIEQFLGIPSDEVGLIGAGKKRIGDRITVALVQTLYRCTEEIAPKTGHLVVDECHRTPSRTFTEAVTAFDSHYMLGLSATPWRRDKLSKLIFWHLGDVHHEVDKQVLEARGDILKADVIVRITSFTPYFDPVNDYSRMLSELTSDDDRNRLIAGDVAKEVESGKGVCLVLSDRKKHCETLQGILRFKFGIHAEMLTGDVKDEERRQVLDRLQRGKVRALIATGQLIGEGFDCPDLATLFMATPIRFSGRVMQYLGRILRPAEGKAHARVYDYVDERVPPLVSAARARQRVYGSGAGELL, encoded by the coding sequence ATGTCGACAGTCGATCCCAATGCCGCTAAAGATGGACTCGAGATCACCATCGACCGTTTCCTGCGGTTGAACCATACGCCCGAGACGCTTCTAACCGCGCTGGTGGAACGATTCCAGATGGTCAACCCCAAATGGCTCGAAAACCATCGCATGGGGCGCTGGAATCGGGGGACCAAAAAAGTCCTCCGCTTTTACCACCGCTTCGGTAAGGACGGAATCCGAATCCCCCGCGGGTATGCCCGCCAGTTGTTGCTGACCCTGAAACGGGACAACCTTGGGTACCGGTTGAACGATCGCAGGCGGCTGCTGCCCGAGGTCGACTTCCACTTTTCCGGAACCCTCAAATCCTTTCAAACCACTGCCGTAGCGCAGATGAACAAAAAGGATTTCGGCACTTTGAGTGCGCCCACAGGAAGCGGCAAGACCGTCATGGGCCTGGCGTTGGTTGCCAGCCGGCGCCAGCCGGCCGTGATCGTGGTGCACACCAAGGATCTGGCTTTCCAGTGGATCGAACGCATCGAACAGTTCCTGGGCATTCCTTCCGATGAAGTCGGTCTGATCGGCGCGGGCAAGAAAAGAATCGGCGACCGGATTACCGTGGCCCTGGTGCAGACCCTTTACCGCTGCACCGAAGAGATCGCCCCTAAAACAGGCCACCTTGTGGTGGATGAATGCCATCGGACCCCCAGCCGCACCTTTACCGAAGCGGTTACGGCGTTCGACAGCCATTACATGCTGGGCCTTTCAGCCACCCCCTGGCGGCGGGACAAGCTTTCCAAACTTATCTTCTGGCATCTGGGAGATGTTCACCACGAGGTGGACAAGCAGGTGCTGGAAGCCCGAGGGGATATTCTCAAAGCCGATGTGATCGTTCGCATCACATCCTTTACCCCATATTTCGATCCGGTTAACGACTACTCGCGGATGCTTTCCGAACTGACCAGTGACGATGACCGCAACCGGCTGATCGCCGGGGACGTGGCCAAAGAGGTGGAATCCGGAAAAGGGGTCTGCCTGGTGCTTTCCGATCGCAAGAAGCATTGCGAAACCCTGCAGGGAATCCTGCGGTTCAAGTTCGGCATCCATGCAGAAATGCTTACCGGCGATGTCAAGGACGAAGAGCGCCGGCAGGTGCTCGACCGCCTTCAACGTGGAAAGGTCCGGGCGCTGATCGCCACGGGCCAGTTGATCGGCGAGGGATTCGACTGCCCGGATCTGGCCACTTTGTTCATGGCAACACCCATCCGGTTCAGCGGACGCGTGATGCAGTATCTCGGACGGATTTTGAGACCCGCAGAGGGAAAGGCCCATGCCCGGGTCTACGATTATGTGGATGAACGGGTCCCACCGCTGGTTTCAGCCGCCAGGGCCAGACAGCGGGTTTATGGGAGCGGTGCCGGTGAACTTTTGTAA
- a CDS encoding HipA domain-containing protein, with translation MSICPITYEACAGKYSPRGLRKLSSSLKQLQDLPYTAADQIFEAAARAPRMSIQGVQPKLSAVLNTRMNGFEIVDTGGRYILKPQNPQYRHLPENEDLSMRLAAAAGIPVPMHGLVYSKDGSMTYFIRRFDRAGKKKIAVEDFAQLLGLSRDTKYDASMEKVAQVIDRYCTFPAVEKIKLFRLTLVNFLIGNEDMHVKNFSLMTRAGKVELTPAYDILNTTIVLPGESEEIALPIKGKKRKLDQKVLIDYFGRIRLGLNRKIVDSLLTELKDAAPEWDKLIAISFLPNKMKREYGLLLATRRKRLFG, from the coding sequence ATGAGCATCTGCCCCATCACCTACGAGGCATGCGCAGGAAAATATTCGCCCAGAGGCTTACGGAAATTGTCCTCAAGCCTCAAGCAACTCCAGGACCTTCCTTATACCGCGGCGGATCAGATCTTCGAGGCCGCCGCCCGTGCCCCGAGAATGTCCATCCAGGGGGTCCAGCCAAAGCTCAGTGCCGTCTTGAATACCCGTATGAACGGGTTTGAGATCGTGGATACCGGAGGGCGGTATATTTTAAAGCCCCAAAACCCCCAATACAGGCATTTGCCGGAAAACGAGGACCTGTCCATGCGCCTGGCCGCTGCCGCCGGCATTCCGGTGCCGATGCATGGACTGGTTTATTCAAAAGACGGCTCCATGACTTATTTTATCCGGCGGTTCGACAGGGCCGGCAAAAAAAAGATTGCCGTGGAAGACTTCGCTCAACTTCTGGGGCTCAGCCGGGACACCAAATACGATGCCTCCATGGAAAAAGTCGCTCAGGTGATTGACCGGTATTGCACCTTTCCGGCCGTGGAAAAAATTAAGCTTTTCAGGTTGACCTTGGTGAATTTTTTGATCGGCAACGAGGACATGCATGTGAAGAACTTTTCACTGATGACCCGGGCCGGCAAGGTGGAACTCACACCGGCCTATGACATCCTGAACACCACCATTGTTCTGCCCGGTGAGAGTGAAGAGATCGCACTGCCGATCAAAGGGAAAAAGCGTAAGCTGGATCAGAAGGTTCTGATTGATTATTTTGGCCGGATTCGCCTGGGGCTGAACCGGAAAATCGTCGACTCCTTATTGACAGAACTTAAAGACGCGGCGCCTGAATGGGATAAACTTATCGCAATCAGCTTTTTGCCGAATAAAATGAAAAGGGAATATGGATTGTTGTTGGCGACGAGACGTAAACGGCTGTTTGGATAA
- a CDS encoding HAD family hydrolase, translating to MNLLFDLDGTLTDPYQGITKSICHALKTLGRPVNRQMDLRWCIGPPLKSSFAKLLETDDGKLIQEAIAIYRERFGTVGLFENEVYEAIPETLETLRDDGHFLYVATSKPTVFAKRIIEHFDLGKYFRAVHGSELDGTHSDKTDLLAHILQRERIAPAETIMIGDRKHDMIGAKSNDICGIGVLWGYGTRDELEASGAQACIRYPEALRTAFDK from the coding sequence ATGAACCTGTTGTTCGATTTAGACGGTACACTGACAGATCCTTATCAGGGCATCACCAAATCCATTTGCCATGCCCTCAAAACACTCGGCCGGCCCGTTAATCGCCAAATGGATCTGCGATGGTGTATCGGACCGCCCCTGAAAAGCAGTTTTGCCAAATTGCTTGAAACCGACGACGGCAAGCTCATCCAGGAAGCCATCGCCATCTATCGGGAACGGTTCGGGACCGTGGGCCTGTTCGAAAACGAAGTCTACGAAGCTATCCCGGAAACGCTGGAAACGCTTCGCGATGACGGGCATTTCCTTTACGTGGCAACATCCAAGCCAACGGTTTTCGCCAAACGGATTATCGAGCATTTTGACTTGGGAAAATACTTCAGGGCCGTTCATGGCAGCGAATTGGATGGTACGCACAGCGACAAGACCGATCTTCTGGCCCATATCCTTCAACGCGAAAGGATCGCTCCAGCGGAAACCATCATGATCGGCGACCGCAAGCACGATATGATCGGCGCGAAATCCAACGATATTTGTGGAATCGGGGTGTTATGGGGATACGGAACGCGGGACGAGTTGGAAGCATCGGGCGCGCAGGCGTGTATCCGGTACCCCGAGGCTTTGCGGACCGCTTTCGACAAATAG
- a CDS encoding peptidylprolyl isomerase, whose translation MRRWILVIVLFLSLGMGVSFADDTKPRVKLITSMGDIVLELDRTAAPKTVDNFLAYVKDGHYDGTIFHRVIAGFMIQGGGFTADMQRKPTRAPIRNEADNGLANRTSTIAMARTNDPHSASAQFFINVKDNDFLDHRAKSSKGWGYCVFGRVVDGMNVVRAIENVKTTSRAGMRDVPGTPVVIKQAILVTE comes from the coding sequence ATGCGACGCTGGATCCTTGTGATTGTCCTTTTCCTGTCTTTGGGCATGGGCGTGTCCTTTGCCGACGACACAAAGCCCCGGGTCAAACTGATCACCAGCATGGGTGACATCGTGCTGGAACTGGACCGCACCGCCGCTCCGAAAACCGTGGACAATTTTCTGGCCTACGTCAAAGACGGCCATTATGACGGTACCATCTTTCACCGGGTCATCGCCGGATTCATGATCCAGGGCGGCGGCTTCACGGCCGACATGCAGCGCAAACCCACGCGGGCACCCATTCGCAACGAAGCGGACAACGGCCTGGCCAACCGCACCAGCACCATCGCCATGGCCCGGACAAACGATCCCCATTCGGCCAGCGCGCAGTTTTTTATCAACGTAAAGGACAACGATTTTCTCGACCACCGCGCCAAGTCGTCCAAAGGCTGGGGCTATTGCGTATTCGGCCGGGTGGTGGACGGCATGAACGTGGTGCGGGCCATCGAAAACGTTAAGACCACATCCCGAGCGGGAATGCGCGATGTCCCCGGTACACCGGTGGTGATCAAGCAGGCGATCCTGGTGACCGAGTAA
- a CDS encoding potassium channel protein — MERQKHFTVTLILTLALVIFGTGGYMIIEGWPFDDALYMTVITMATVGYGEVHQVSDTGRIFTMFLIVMGVGYFMYVVGLIVQFLVEDRIRVILGRRKLEKQIAKLKGHYIICGYGRIGRVLSRYLTERYLDVVIIEKNTNRQEKMDEDGVLYLIGEATDESLLIKAGIERAKGLVTAVATDSENVFLTLIAKQLNPDLFIVARAIQNTAKRTLQAAGAGKVISPYDLGARRMAHAILRPTVIKFLELAFTDDSTDIQVEEILVHSTSRLLNVELKNSGIRQQLDLIILTIKKADGSMIFNPKADTRIETDDTLVVVGRARSVSQLAKMLQS, encoded by the coding sequence ATGGAACGGCAAAAGCACTTCACCGTAACCCTGATTCTGACCTTGGCGCTCGTTATTTTCGGCACCGGCGGATACATGATTATCGAGGGCTGGCCTTTTGACGATGCCTTGTACATGACCGTCATCACCATGGCCACCGTCGGTTACGGCGAGGTGCACCAGGTCAGCGACACCGGCCGCATCTTTACAATGTTCCTGATCGTCATGGGGGTGGGCTACTTCATGTACGTCGTCGGCCTGATCGTTCAATTTCTGGTCGAAGACCGTATTCGAGTCATTCTCGGGAGACGCAAATTGGAAAAACAGATCGCCAAGCTTAAGGGCCACTATATCATCTGCGGATACGGCCGCATCGGCCGGGTGCTGAGCCGCTATCTTACCGAACGATACCTCGATGTGGTCATCATCGAAAAGAACACCAATCGACAGGAAAAGATGGACGAAGACGGCGTGCTCTACCTGATCGGCGAAGCCACGGATGAAAGTCTGCTGATCAAGGCCGGCATCGAGCGGGCCAAGGGACTGGTCACCGCGGTGGCCACCGATTCGGAAAATGTTTTTCTGACGCTGATCGCCAAACAGCTCAATCCCGATCTATTCATCGTAGCCAGGGCCATTCAGAACACAGCCAAGCGAACCCTTCAGGCCGCCGGTGCTGGAAAGGTGATCTCGCCTTACGATCTGGGCGCCCGCCGCATGGCCCATGCCATTTTGCGTCCCACGGTGATCAAATTTTTGGAACTGGCCTTCACCGATGACAGCACCGATATCCAGGTGGAGGAAATTCTGGTGCACAGTACCTCCCGCCTGCTGAATGTCGAGTTGAAGAATTCCGGCATCCGCCAGCAGCTGGACCTGATTATCCTGACCATCAAGAAAGCCGACGGATCGATGATCTTCAATCCCAAGGCCGACACGCGGATCGAGACCGACGATACCCTGGTGGTGGTCGGCCGCGCCAGGAGTGTGAGTCAGCTGGCCAAGATGCTGCAAAGCTGA
- a CDS encoding HipA N-terminal domain-containing protein: protein MRKADIFMHDVHAGVLEEIFPRTTFRFTYHSTYAGPPVSLTAPVRLLPYTYETFPPFLEGLLPEGYNLEALLRARKIDRQDLFSQLLAVGGDMVGAVTAREAE from the coding sequence ATGCGCAAAGCTGATATATTCATGCACGATGTCCATGCAGGGGTCCTGGAGGAAATCTTTCCGCGGACAACTTTTCGCTTCACTTATCATTCCACGTATGCCGGTCCCCCGGTTTCCCTGACGGCTCCCGTCAGACTTTTGCCATACACGTATGAAACGTTTCCGCCCTTTTTAGAGGGGCTGTTGCCCGAGGGGTACAACCTGGAAGCCCTCCTTCGTGCCCGGAAGATCGACCGGCAGGACCTTTTCAGCCAGTTGCTTGCGGTGGGAGGGGATATGGTCGGTGCGGTGACGGCGCGGGAGGCTGAATGA
- a CDS encoding ABC transporter permease, with translation MRFKRMWAMFRARNREFFRDREAFGWNFLFPFLIIVGFSVVFKGDYKAQFKIGVFPVPPGMEARTAADNLPASFSGFEAVTLVGFEDGDRGLEKLKHHKIDLLVQAGTDPVRYWVSDASPSGAIVERLLKEAAAPGEGTPHLEKKDIQGVPIRYIDWLFPGILGMNMMFSALYGVGWVVVRYRKNGVLKRLKATPLTALEYLSAQMLSRIFVLMFTLAIVWVGCDLVLNFTVYGSLVDMFAIFLLGSACMTALGLIIASRGTSEEFANGILNFICWPMMFLSEVWFSIEGAPDWLKAAAKIFPLTHLLTAARKIMNEGAGLAAVLPEIAILSAMTVGFLAVGAALFSWNK, from the coding sequence ATGCGCTTTAAAAGAATGTGGGCCATGTTCAGGGCCAGAAACAGGGAGTTTTTCCGGGACCGGGAGGCCTTTGGCTGGAATTTTCTGTTCCCTTTCCTGATCATTGTCGGTTTTTCCGTGGTTTTCAAAGGCGATTACAAAGCCCAGTTCAAGATCGGCGTGTTCCCTGTTCCGCCCGGCATGGAGGCCCGCACGGCGGCCGACAACCTGCCCGCTTCTTTTTCCGGATTCGAAGCGGTCACCCTGGTAGGGTTCGAAGACGGCGACCGGGGACTGGAAAAATTAAAGCACCATAAAATCGACCTGCTGGTCCAGGCCGGCACCGATCCGGTACGCTATTGGGTCAGCGACGCCTCCCCATCCGGGGCTATCGTGGAACGGCTTTTAAAAGAAGCCGCGGCACCGGGCGAAGGAACGCCGCATTTGGAGAAAAAAGATATCCAGGGTGTTCCCATACGCTACATCGACTGGCTGTTTCCGGGGATACTGGGCATGAACATGATGTTCAGCGCCCTGTACGGCGTCGGCTGGGTGGTGGTCCGCTACCGAAAGAACGGGGTGCTCAAGCGGCTCAAGGCCACCCCTTTGACCGCCCTCGAATACCTGAGCGCCCAGATGCTGTCGCGGATTTTCGTGTTGATGTTCACCCTGGCGATCGTCTGGGTTGGCTGTGACCTGGTCCTCAATTTTACCGTTTACGGCAGTTTGGTCGACATGTTTGCAATTTTTCTTTTGGGCAGCGCCTGCATGACCGCCTTGGGACTGATCATCGCCTCGCGCGGAACCAGCGAGGAGTTTGCCAACGGGATTCTCAATTTCATCTGCTGGCCCATGATGTTTCTTTCCGAGGTTTGGTTCTCCATCGAAGGGGCGCCGGACTGGCTGAAGGCCGCGGCCAAGATTTTTCCCTTGACCCACCTGCTGACGGCAGCCAGGAAGATCATGAACGAAGGGGCCGGACTGGCAGCGGTGCTTCCGGAGATCGCAATCCTTTCGGCCATGACTGTTGGATTCTTGGCTGTGGGCGCGGCGTTGTTTTCCTGGAACAAGTGA
- a CDS encoding radical SAM protein — MALPAPSYLNALKDGTLQRRAEQALAKLAHCTLCPRRCAVNRTAGETGICKTGRLAKVASYNAHFGEETPLVGRNGSGTIFFSHCNLLCNFCQNFEISHLGEGRELDDEQLAAIMLDLQQSGCHNINFVTPTHVVPQILSALLIAARQGLDIPLVYNCGGYDRVEALRMLEGIVDIYMPDFKFWDSTTARDTCDAPDYPEVARKALVEMHRQVGDLQIDRESELAYKGVLVRHLVLPGGLAGTAKIMQFIADRISTDTYVNVMAQYRPCGRAREMPELSHALSPLEYDEAVRATQAAGIRRLDKPRRVFQLW; from the coding sequence ATGGCCCTACCCGCCCCCTCCTATCTAAACGCCCTGAAAGACGGTACGCTCCAGCGACGCGCAGAACAGGCCCTTGCCAAGCTGGCCCACTGCACGCTGTGCCCGCGCCGATGCGCCGTGAACCGGACCGCCGGGGAAACCGGAATCTGCAAAACCGGGCGCTTGGCCAAAGTGGCCTCCTACAACGCCCATTTCGGAGAAGAGACGCCGCTGGTAGGCCGCAACGGGTCGGGCACCATCTTCTTCAGCCATTGCAATCTGCTGTGCAACTTCTGTCAGAATTTCGAAATCAGCCACCTTGGTGAAGGCCGCGAACTGGATGACGAGCAGCTGGCGGCCATCATGCTGGACTTGCAGCAGTCCGGCTGCCACAACATCAACTTCGTCACCCCCACCCATGTGGTGCCCCAGATCCTGTCGGCTCTGCTTATCGCCGCCCGGCAGGGATTGGATATTCCGCTGGTTTACAATTGCGGGGGCTATGATCGGGTGGAGGCGCTTCGGATGCTGGAAGGAATCGTGGACATCTACATGCCCGATTTCAAGTTCTGGGATTCAACAACGGCCCGGGACACCTGCGATGCCCCGGACTATCCCGAGGTTGCCCGAAAGGCGCTGGTCGAAATGCATCGCCAGGTCGGCGATTTGCAGATTGACCGGGAGAGCGAATTGGCCTACAAAGGGGTTCTGGTGCGGCATCTGGTGCTGCCCGGCGGTCTGGCCGGAACGGCCAAAATCATGCAGTTCATTGCCGACCGGATCTCGACCGACACCTATGTCAACGTCATGGCCCAGTATCGGCCCTGCGGCCGGGCCAGAGAAATGCCGGAGTTGTCCCACGCCCTGTCGCCACTGGAATACGATGAGGCAGTGCGGGCGACCCAAGCGGCAGGCATCCGCCGGTTGGACAAGCCACGGCGGGTATTTCAATTGTGGTAA
- a CDS encoding helix-turn-helix domain-containing protein encodes MLLFDLILILIKFTVMAVKIGSEKIQEIGRIVQFHRKEAGLSRIDLADIAGVGKTVVYDIENGKETVRLKTLFNVLGALNISLSLNSPLMDRFKGGNDAQS; translated from the coding sequence TTGCTCCTGTTTGATTTAATACTCATTTTGATTAAATTTACTGTCATGGCGGTAAAAATAGGCTCAGAAAAAATCCAGGAAATTGGCCGTATCGTCCAATTCCACCGAAAAGAGGCGGGACTGTCGCGAATCGATTTGGCCGATATTGCCGGGGTGGGGAAAACGGTTGTTTATGACATTGAAAACGGCAAGGAAACGGTTCGGTTGAAGACTTTGTTCAACGTTTTGGGTGCACTCAATATCTCCTTGTCGCTGAACAGTCCGTTGATGGACCGTTTCAAGGGGGGCAACGATGCGCAAAGCTGA
- a CDS encoding HU family DNA-binding protein yields the protein MNKGDLIEALKRKNGFTREKAERVIDLFFGEMTNALVNGDRIEIRGFGSIFVKEYGAYKGRNPKTGESVLVGAKRLPFFRCGKELKERVDTL from the coding sequence ATGAACAAAGGAGATCTGATTGAAGCCTTGAAACGGAAAAACGGTTTCACCCGCGAGAAGGCGGAGCGGGTCATCGATCTTTTTTTCGGTGAAATGACCAACGCGCTGGTTAATGGCGACCGAATCGAGATCCGTGGATTCGGCAGCATTTTCGTGAAAGAATATGGCGCCTATAAAGGGCGCAATCCCAAAACCGGCGAATCGGTTCTGGTGGGTGCCAAGCGCCTGCCATTTTTCCGCTGCGGCAAGGAACTGAAAGAGCGGGTGGACACCCTCTGA
- a CDS encoding cereblon family protein yields MPLDRSTPEPLRFREPTGADNSTRKTIGPATNLLVFMHTYHDTGRCYQPAKTDSCRCLHLFRPIPKPEKTDSKPSAADRDRAMETPEDAIVCRRCLHEITSPVEIREINGAHTHTFANPEGIIFEIGCYRDARGCGYIGPPSTEFTWFSGYTWRIAVCGNCHSHLGWLFSAPDGRFFHGLITSRISAKEK; encoded by the coding sequence ATGCCGCTTGACCGGTCTACCCCCGAACCGCTTCGTTTCCGGGAACCGACGGGTGCCGATAACAGCACCCGCAAAACCATCGGACCCGCCACTAACCTGCTGGTGTTCATGCATACGTATCATGATACAGGTCGCTGCTACCAACCGGCGAAGACCGATTCCTGTCGCTGCCTGCACCTGTTTCGACCGATCCCCAAACCCGAAAAGACAGATTCGAAGCCGTCGGCCGCCGACCGGGACCGGGCGATGGAAACGCCTGAGGATGCCATCGTCTGCCGGCGGTGTCTTCACGAAATCACTTCTCCTGTGGAAATCAGGGAAATCAACGGCGCGCATACCCATACATTCGCCAATCCCGAAGGCATCATTTTCGAAATCGGATGCTATCGGGATGCCCGGGGGTGCGGTTATATCGGACCGCCGTCCACCGAATTCACCTGGTTTTCGGGTTATACCTGGCGCATCGCCGTATGTGGCAATTGCCACAGCCATCTCGGCTGGCTTTTTTCCGCACCGGATGGCCGTTTTTTCCACGGGTTGATTACCAGTCGAATCAGCGCCAAAGAAAAGTGA